The proteins below come from a single Armatimonadota bacterium genomic window:
- a CDS encoding sugar ABC transporter substrate-binding protein, with product MPRPSFTRREILQGALASASAASLLSLAGCQGKSLDGKTHLRYMAWGNPDQLATEEELLRRFNERNSDLHVTLLKVPGSAYRNKLILMFASRTAPDVARVDHYDFPQLVRRGYFHDLTELGAADKDFSEADFIPWTLEECRYEGRLHGLNALPGGNILYYNKTILEKAGVEDPYKLWKRGEWTWARLREHCLAATKRRRDGAPEQMGLQFPGLVNQAPILYGYGAEMLDDAHKTCLLDSPEAIEAYQFLLDLRFVDRVAPTPGEAAQAAFKFEGGRLGFIIDWMGVTPILRKTVKSFEWDICPVPRGPRANLTVCKGNQIVMNAETRHPEASWRFMRFMTSPEAELYLYGKLRRSAPSRRAVLESPEYLAANQAPYQTDTFVTGMTVAKQLPIDERWPEWSVVANRHLEILYNAGHIDVAPQLRLMKREIDAVLADEAGF from the coding sequence ATGCCGCGTCCTTCCTTCACCCGTCGAGAAATTCTCCAGGGCGCTTTGGCGTCGGCGTCTGCCGCTTCTCTCTTGAGCCTCGCCGGCTGCCAAGGCAAGTCCCTCGACGGCAAGACCCACCTTCGCTACATGGCATGGGGCAACCCCGACCAGCTCGCCACCGAAGAGGAGCTCCTCAGGCGCTTCAACGAACGCAACTCGGATCTCCACGTGACCCTTCTCAAGGTGCCCGGCAGCGCCTACCGCAACAAGCTGATCCTCATGTTCGCCTCGCGTACGGCTCCGGACGTTGCGCGGGTGGACCACTACGATTTCCCTCAGCTCGTCCGGCGGGGGTACTTCCACGACCTCACAGAGCTTGGCGCGGCAGACAAGGACTTCAGTGAAGCCGACTTCATCCCGTGGACGCTGGAGGAGTGCCGCTATGAGGGGCGGCTGCATGGCCTGAACGCCCTGCCAGGCGGCAATATCCTCTACTACAACAAGACCATCCTCGAGAAAGCAGGCGTGGAAGACCCCTACAAGCTCTGGAAGCGCGGTGAATGGACCTGGGCGCGCCTCAGGGAGCATTGCCTGGCCGCCACCAAGCGCCGAAGGGACGGCGCGCCCGAGCAGATGGGCCTGCAATTCCCCGGCCTCGTCAATCAGGCACCGATCCTCTATGGCTACGGTGCAGAGATGCTGGACGACGCCCACAAGACGTGCCTGCTGGATTCCCCTGAGGCGATCGAAGCCTATCAGTTCTTGCTGGACCTTCGGTTTGTGGACCGCGTCGCACCGACGCCCGGCGAGGCCGCTCAGGCGGCGTTCAAGTTCGAGGGAGGCCGGCTTGGGTTCATCATCGATTGGATGGGGGTCACCCCGATCCTGCGCAAGACGGTCAAGAGCTTTGAGTGGGACATTTGCCCGGTCCCTCGGGGCCCGCGTGCCAACCTGACCGTCTGCAAGGGCAACCAGATCGTCATGAATGCAGAAACCCGTCATCCCGAAGCAAGCTGGCGCTTCATGCGCTTCATGACGAGCCCTGAGGCGGAGCTCTACCTGTATGGCAAGCTGAGGCGCTCGGCGCCTTCTCGCCGCGCTGTACTGGAGTCCCCAGAGTATTTGGCGGCGAATCAAGCGCCCTATCAGACCGACACGTTCGTCACGGGCATGACCGTCGCCAAGCAGCTTCCGATCGATGAGCGCTGGCCCGAGTGGAGCGTGGTGGCCAACCGCCACCTGGAGATCCTGTATAACGCAGGGCACATCGATGTGGCGCCGCAGCTTAGGCTGATGAAGCGCGAGATCGACGCCGTCCTGGCTGACGAGGCAGGGTTCTAG
- a CDS encoding VOC family protein, whose amino-acid sequence MATVRYLVHDVDLALPFYERLGFELKQRWGRVILILQKEDLELWLAGPEASAAQPMPDGTKPEPGGWNRFVALVDDLETKVQELSQAGVEIRSGIIHGPAGSQALVLDPSGNPVELFQPKG is encoded by the coding sequence ATGGCAACGGTCCGCTACCTTGTTCACGATGTCGACTTGGCGCTTCCATTCTACGAGCGTTTGGGTTTTGAGCTTAAGCAGCGGTGGGGCCGCGTGATCCTGATCTTGCAGAAAGAGGATCTGGAGCTTTGGCTCGCCGGGCCGGAGGCTTCGGCCGCACAGCCGATGCCCGACGGAACAAAGCCTGAGCCGGGGGGCTGGAACCGGTTCGTGGCGCTGGTGGACGATCTCGAGACGAAGGTCCAGGAGCTTTCCCAGGCTGGGGTCGAGATTCGAAGCGGGATCATTCATGGACCTGCGGGCTCCCAGGCGCTGGTGCTCGATCCCTCCGGCAACCCGGTCGAGCTGTTTCAGCCGAAGGGTTGA
- a CDS encoding MoxR family ATPase, translating to MSSEGSSADFARVAEVANRLIKEVEKVIVGKKEAVTHAVLALLCNGHALIEDIPGVGKTTLSKALAKSMNGIFSRVQFTPDLLPADVTGSSIFNQKTGDFEFRQGPVFGNVVLVDEINRATPKTQSALLEAMEERQVTADGITHKLPIPFFVIATQNNIEMTGTYPLPEAQLDRFFARISLGYPERDAEIAILEHQQTVHPLESVRPVVTMDDLMEMQRAVTQVFVRDRIREYVVDLVRATRENNQLLIGASPRGALHLVRAAQAHAVLNGFDFVRPEDVKAVAAIVLSHRILPRAELRARGSTAEQVIHRLLETVPAPVPEAN from the coding sequence ATGTCGTCGGAGGGTTCGAGCGCCGATTTCGCGAGGGTCGCAGAAGTCGCGAATCGGCTGATCAAAGAAGTCGAAAAGGTCATCGTAGGCAAGAAGGAAGCCGTGACGCACGCCGTCCTGGCGTTGCTCTGTAATGGGCACGCGCTCATCGAGGACATCCCAGGCGTCGGAAAGACGACACTCTCAAAGGCGCTGGCGAAGAGCATGAACGGCATCTTCAGCCGTGTTCAGTTCACCCCGGACTTGCTGCCCGCCGACGTGACCGGATCGTCCATCTTCAACCAGAAGACCGGCGACTTTGAGTTCCGGCAGGGACCCGTGTTTGGAAACGTGGTGCTGGTGGATGAAATCAATCGCGCCACCCCCAAGACCCAGTCCGCGCTTCTCGAAGCCATGGAAGAGCGGCAGGTGACGGCCGACGGCATCACTCACAAACTGCCGATCCCCTTCTTCGTCATCGCCACCCAGAACAACATCGAAATGACAGGCACTTACCCGCTGCCCGAGGCCCAGCTCGACCGGTTCTTCGCGCGCATTTCGCTGGGCTACCCGGAGCGTGACGCGGAGATCGCCATCCTCGAACACCAGCAAACCGTTCACCCGCTCGAAAGCGTACGCCCGGTCGTCACGATGGACGACCTGATGGAAATGCAGCGTGCCGTGACCCAAGTTTTCGTACGGGACCGCATTCGCGAGTATGTCGTGGACCTCGTTAGGGCCACACGCGAAAACAACCAGCTCTTGATCGGCGCATCTCCACGCGGCGCGCTGCACCTGGTGCGAGCCGCGCAGGCGCATGCCGTGTTGAATGGCTTCGACTTCGTGAGGCCGGAAGACGTGAAGGCCGTAGCGGCCATCGTGCTTTCGCACCGAATCTTGCCCCGCGCCGAGCTTCGCGCCAGGGGTTCGACGGCGGAGCAGGTCATCCACAGGCTTCTCGAAACGGTGCCCGCACCGGTGCCCGAGGCGAATTAG
- a CDS encoding DUF58 domain-containing protein: MAKAQTITSIVRRGPSALVGRMGRLAGVAIGTASVMLLMVAIPLNSAALFYMSTAMIVTLVASRVQALWAVRGLRVERYGPDIVRVGEEVTIDLTLWTETHLKRPLISLEDQLPERLVVESLSPSLPIAPAYGHPVQTHYKFRPMRRGRYRWSKLTAVGTDALGLIALGKDYEADPMDLTVLPAPIPLSFELNSAAGWGFTETDHGLGRGHGIQPRGIREYSSGDSLRYVHWKSTARRGELLVKEFETGAQSSVAFLLQLTEGSDIGQGAKTTLEHMCGNLAYLSGTMLRQGIDLAFPGLDGDDVSAQPVERENQILMMLAEIQATRQETISDHLSSALPTLPTGTHVHVLISVVDEGLPDTIQRATQYGDPVTVLIYDPRIYSSKPFPVERSAANQAFSNRLAAAGARIAFVSEEFGK, translated from the coding sequence TTGGCGAAGGCTCAGACTATTACCTCGATCGTTCGCAGGGGTCCCAGCGCCCTAGTGGGCCGCATGGGCCGGCTCGCCGGCGTGGCCATCGGCACCGCCTCGGTGATGCTGCTAATGGTGGCGATCCCGCTCAATTCAGCGGCGCTCTTCTATATGAGCACGGCAATGATTGTGACGTTGGTCGCCTCGCGTGTCCAGGCGCTTTGGGCGGTTCGTGGCCTGCGAGTCGAGCGCTATGGTCCCGACATTGTCCGGGTAGGCGAGGAGGTCACCATCGACCTCACCCTTTGGACCGAAACGCACCTCAAGCGGCCGCTGATATCGCTCGAAGACCAGCTTCCCGAGAGACTCGTGGTCGAGTCCCTCTCGCCGAGCCTTCCCATCGCGCCCGCCTACGGCCATCCGGTGCAGACCCACTACAAGTTTCGGCCCATGCGCCGTGGCCGTTACCGCTGGTCGAAGCTGACGGCCGTCGGAACCGACGCGCTCGGGCTCATCGCACTTGGCAAAGATTACGAGGCGGATCCGATGGACCTCACCGTTCTGCCGGCGCCGATCCCGCTTTCTTTCGAACTCAATTCGGCCGCAGGGTGGGGGTTCACCGAGACCGACCATGGCCTTGGCCGTGGGCATGGCATCCAGCCAAGGGGAATCCGCGAGTATTCGTCGGGAGACTCGCTGCGCTATGTGCACTGGAAGTCCACGGCCCGAAGGGGCGAGCTGCTGGTCAAGGAGTTCGAGACCGGAGCGCAGTCGTCGGTCGCGTTCTTGTTGCAGCTTACGGAGGGCTCGGACATTGGCCAAGGCGCCAAGACTACGCTGGAGCACATGTGCGGGAACCTGGCGTACCTCTCGGGAACCATGCTGCGGCAGGGCATCGACCTGGCGTTCCCTGGGCTCGATGGCGACGACGTCTCGGCTCAACCGGTGGAGCGCGAGAACCAGATCCTCATGATGCTTGCCGAGATCCAAGCAACCCGACAGGAGACCATCAGCGACCACTTGTCGAGCGCGCTTCCAACCCTTCCGACGGGAACGCACGTTCACGTTCTGATCTCCGTGGTGGATGAGGGGCTACCCGACACGATACAGCGCGCCACGCAGTATGGCGATCCGGTCACCGTGCTCATTTACGATCCGCGCATCTATAGCTCCAAGCCCTTCCCGGTCGAACGGTCCGCCGCCAACCAGGCGTTCTCCAACCGGCTTGCCGCTGCCGGAGCGAGGATCGCCTTTGTGAGCGAGGAGTTCGGCAAATGA
- a CDS encoding transglutaminase domain-containing protein, producing the protein MMDHASRNLLRLSIVDYLLSAIGCSSAVLALGQSLARPKVGVFGFVVILVGFLFSFAMSRRKDPGKLEGWDPIVYALLAAFAIAFGSSFNALMPSGGFPDDLRHVTAIWWLLLFCSFAAWSDSTLLFQAVPCITLFAFVGVIEMFAASTFAFFIFLIATAFLYARAHHRAMLLQASLAGYRDLATIRKGPWRWVAGPEWAIASAFGVILLSLIGAPVIQRSVQSVAGNVNITASSSTRTPPRSMIGSTISPVALRIGTGPRELSDRVVIQAKLDEPRYLRAATYLTFVPSSGWSRATTNDVSPATIEGLVRDRTERQRSGNMEEKPFWLILNDGLFDDLPLPGEAVSLNPAIDWRIRADGTAVPGSNLPVMTRVWGSVSVPSKSFEPVNRPRPLPAFLERYADAASVTRRVRRLAFQATRGYETDIEKANALVAAIGARCQYNLYAEPVPLGQDGVDHFLFVSKEGYCDLFASSMVLMARCVGIPARVVTGYYPFLEEKNEQGYYTIRESDGHAWAELYFEGAGWIPFDATETARVAPGSGRGQSTEVIPLVRRAWFQWTLGLMLLALGSLGGMALVSQARAYRVWSRQDRVIQAQLFQRFCTSIQTVTHRPRRLYESPSEYVAATRKQLIEHGAEAEELAEGFERLFYAPPGSTGGMEVLEHKVDAFVKTLAQFRKAKGS; encoded by the coding sequence ATGATGGACCACGCGTCGAGGAATCTCCTGCGCCTGAGCATCGTCGACTATTTGCTCTCGGCAATTGGGTGTTCGTCGGCGGTCTTGGCGCTTGGCCAGAGCCTGGCCAGGCCGAAGGTGGGCGTCTTCGGCTTCGTCGTCATCCTCGTCGGATTCCTGTTCAGCTTTGCGATGAGCCGGCGAAAGGACCCAGGCAAACTCGAAGGATGGGACCCCATCGTCTATGCGCTCCTTGCTGCCTTTGCCATCGCGTTTGGGTCCAGCTTCAATGCGCTTATGCCGAGCGGCGGCTTCCCCGACGACCTCCGTCACGTGACGGCGATCTGGTGGCTGCTGCTCTTCTGCAGCTTTGCGGCGTGGAGCGATTCAACGCTCCTTTTCCAAGCCGTGCCCTGCATCACGTTGTTCGCGTTTGTGGGCGTCATCGAAATGTTCGCAGCGTCCACGTTTGCGTTCTTCATCTTTCTAATCGCCACGGCGTTTCTCTATGCCCGCGCGCACCATCGCGCCATGCTCCTGCAAGCATCTCTAGCGGGCTACCGAGACCTGGCTACGATTCGGAAAGGGCCTTGGCGATGGGTGGCTGGGCCGGAATGGGCCATCGCCTCGGCCTTCGGAGTGATCCTCTTGAGCCTGATCGGTGCACCCGTGATTCAAAGGTCGGTCCAGAGCGTCGCCGGCAACGTGAACATCACGGCTTCCAGTTCGACCCGCACGCCGCCGCGCTCGATGATCGGCAGCACGATCAGCCCGGTCGCGCTTCGCATCGGCACGGGCCCGCGGGAGCTTTCCGACCGGGTCGTCATCCAGGCCAAGCTCGATGAGCCGCGCTATCTGCGTGCCGCAACCTACTTGACTTTCGTTCCCTCAAGCGGTTGGAGTCGCGCGACGACCAACGACGTTTCGCCGGCGACCATCGAAGGGCTAGTCCGCGACCGCACCGAACGGCAGCGCTCCGGCAACATGGAGGAGAAACCGTTTTGGCTCATCCTGAACGATGGTCTCTTCGATGACCTGCCGCTGCCCGGAGAGGCTGTCAGCCTTAACCCCGCTATCGATTGGCGCATCCGGGCCGACGGGACGGCGGTTCCGGGGTCCAACTTGCCGGTCATGACCCGGGTATGGGGCTCGGTCTCCGTGCCATCGAAGAGCTTCGAGCCCGTAAACCGCCCCAGGCCGCTCCCCGCGTTCCTGGAGCGCTACGCAGATGCGGCAAGCGTCACGCGGCGCGTCAGGCGCTTGGCGTTTCAGGCGACCCGAGGCTACGAAACCGATATTGAGAAGGCCAACGCCCTGGTGGCGGCGATTGGGGCGAGGTGCCAATACAACCTGTACGCAGAGCCCGTGCCGCTCGGCCAGGACGGGGTCGACCACTTCCTATTTGTCTCGAAGGAGGGCTATTGCGATCTCTTCGCCTCCTCGATGGTGCTCATGGCGCGATGCGTCGGCATCCCCGCAAGGGTCGTAACGGGCTACTATCCGTTTCTTGAAGAAAAGAACGAGCAGGGCTACTACACCATCCGCGAATCCGACGGACACGCCTGGGCGGAGCTCTATTTTGAGGGCGCCGGATGGATCCCGTTTGATGCGACGGAGACGGCCCGCGTGGCTCCGGGATCGGGCCGGGGGCAATCCACGGAAGTCATTCCGTTGGTGCGGCGCGCTTGGTTCCAGTGGACGCTTGGGCTGATGCTACTTGCCCTGGGCTCGCTCGGAGGGATGGCGCTCGTCTCTCAGGCAAGGGCCTACCGCGTGTGGAGCCGCCAGGATCGGGTGATCCAAGCCCAGCTCTTCCAGCGCTTCTGCACGTCGATTCAAACGGTCACGCATCGCCCCAGGAGGCTCTATGAATCGCCAAGCGAGTATGTGGCTGCAACCCGCAAGCAACTCATCGAGCACGGCGCGGAGGCTGAGGAACTGGCGGAGGGGTTCGAGCGGCTGTTCTACGCGCCGCCTGGCTCCACTGGAGGCATGGAAGTGTTGGAGCACAAGGTCGATGCCTTTGTGAAGACGCTCGCCCAATTCCGAAAGGCCAAGGGCTCTTAA
- the holA gene encoding DNA polymerase III subunit delta: MPLISPKALDHRVLLLSGAEDVLRREALDEIRNQLGDDDGFDTESFVAGEIDPQNWMASAGTLPFLAQRRTVFVRHLLRLDPKDTLASIEASMIGLPGSSLLVLVADDEPGDDERQRTLDRRRTAWEAGVKKVQGYVFDPKTDTKELHRMVRDRLAESGLTLSDRALSSLIEMTGGSLGRALEEADKLRLYVEPGATVQAGDVQAVVVPSRDWNVYRLVEAIVSGHLGQAMQQLRNLVGSSNKADSAAFQQIFPTLSSQFKLIWQARLCQEARCSPQAPSDEVRPLLPMKGDISKEREWRIRPAVFAAKRLDLPRLADCLDVLAEADARMKGQGASFSAIETLEQTVMRLVAIAER, translated from the coding sequence ATGCCGCTCATCTCGCCCAAGGCTCTCGATCATCGAGTCTTGCTGCTCTCCGGTGCCGAGGACGTGCTTCGGCGGGAGGCCCTCGACGAGATCAGGAACCAGCTTGGCGACGACGACGGATTCGACACGGAGTCTTTCGTTGCGGGCGAAATCGACCCCCAAAACTGGATGGCGTCCGCGGGCACTTTGCCCTTCCTGGCCCAGCGGCGAACGGTCTTTGTAAGGCACCTGCTGCGCCTCGACCCGAAGGACACACTGGCCTCCATCGAGGCATCAATGATCGGGCTGCCGGGAAGCTCCCTCTTGGTGCTGGTGGCGGACGACGAGCCTGGCGACGACGAGCGCCAAAGAACGCTCGACCGGCGAAGGACGGCTTGGGAAGCCGGTGTCAAGAAGGTCCAGGGCTACGTCTTCGACCCGAAAACCGACACCAAGGAGCTTCACCGGATGGTGCGGGACCGTCTCGCGGAATCAGGTTTGACGCTGTCCGACAGAGCCCTGTCGAGTTTGATCGAAATGACCGGGGGGAGCCTTGGGCGCGCGCTGGAAGAGGCCGACAAGCTGCGGCTCTACGTCGAACCCGGCGCGACCGTGCAGGCTGGGGACGTTCAGGCGGTCGTGGTCCCCTCGCGAGATTGGAACGTGTACCGGCTGGTTGAAGCCATTGTGAGCGGGCACCTGGGCCAGGCGATGCAGCAGCTCAGGAACCTGGTTGGAAGCTCCAACAAGGCCGACAGCGCGGCCTTCCAGCAGATTTTCCCCACGCTTTCAAGCCAGTTCAAGCTCATCTGGCAGGCTAGGCTTTGCCAAGAGGCCCGGTGCAGCCCGCAGGCGCCCAGCGATGAGGTCCGGCCTCTGCTTCCAATGAAGGGGGACATCTCAAAGGAGCGGGAGTGGCGCATCCGCCCGGCCGTCTTTGCCGCCAAGAGGCTGGACCTGCCTCGTCTGGCCGACTGTTTGGACGTGCTGGCGGAAGCGGACGCAAGGATGAAGGGCCAAGGGGCCAGCTTCTCGGCCATCGAGACGCTGGAGCAGACGGTGATGCGGCTTGTGGCAATTGCGGAACGGTGA
- a CDS encoding PEP-CTERM sorting domain-containing protein has translation MSNRNWKIAVTLGILALQAAAAFADDLHPPPWRGAPNTTFNHWTFDNAINHNDATADQWGNTLGVGPGTISSAGGATGLLTFEGRTNVIRIAPGGWIMFLLPNKQMPPPWKKEIYVQVTSFVDDGDNDVTFEPDPQQPPGVTGSHTGHEDLAGGWDWDRFEFQLDRQPAFEFFRIRNLTTGTDVYIDQVVIDTRCVPEPASLAALGLGILMIASRRRQR, from the coding sequence ATGAGTAATCGAAACTGGAAGATCGCCGTAACCTTGGGGATCTTGGCCCTGCAAGCAGCCGCAGCGTTTGCCGACGACCTGCATCCGCCGCCTTGGCGAGGTGCACCCAACACGACGTTCAATCACTGGACCTTCGACAACGCAATCAACCACAATGATGCGACAGCCGATCAGTGGGGAAACACCCTCGGAGTAGGTCCCGGAACGATCAGCAGTGCAGGTGGCGCTACCGGGCTGCTTACCTTTGAAGGCCGGACCAATGTGATCCGCATCGCCCCAGGGGGCTGGATCATGTTCCTGCTACCCAACAAACAGATGCCTCCTCCCTGGAAAAAGGAGATCTACGTCCAAGTGACGTCCTTTGTGGATGATGGCGACAACGACGTGACCTTCGAACCGGACCCGCAACAGCCTCCAGGCGTTACGGGCTCGCATACGGGCCACGAGGACCTGGCAGGCGGATGGGACTGGGACAGGTTCGAGTTCCAACTCGACCGACAACCTGCGTTCGAGTTCTTTCGTATCCGCAACCTAACCACGGGCACCGACGTTTACATCGACCAGGTCGTGATCGATACGCGGTGCGTTCCTGAGCCGGCATCCCTTGCCGCGCTCGGACTTGGCATCTTGATGATCGCCTCCCGGCGAAGGCAAAGGTAG